The Marinilongibacter aquaticus genome has a window encoding:
- the lpdA gene encoding dihydrolipoyl dehydrogenase, producing the protein MDFDVIVIGSGPGGYVAAIRCAQVGKKVAIIEKYDVLGGTCLNVGCIPSKALLDSSEHFANASNHFAEHGIEIGKPKVKIEQMMARKNEVVKKMNNGVEFLMKKNKITVFNGMGSFVDKHTVKVNKNDGSEETISATNIIIATGSKPMILPFMNFDGKRIITSTEALELKEIPKHLIVIGAGVIGAELGSVYGRLGAKVTFVEFAGSMIPTMDGTMGKELQKSLKKQFDVEFNFNTKVTNIANKGKTVEVTAENSKGETVTFSGDYCLVCIGRRPYTDSLNTEAAGVALDERGKVIVNEHTLETSTKGIYAIGDVIRGAMLAHKAEEEGVLVAETIVGQKPHIHYKLIPGVVYTWPEVASVGSTEEELKKEGTAYKVGKFSYRALGRATASGDVDGMVKILADKNTDEVLGMHIIGARAADMIAEGVTAMEFRASAEDLGRISHAHPTYMEAVKEAALDATDKRSIHS; encoded by the coding sequence ATGGATTTCGACGTAATTGTAATTGGTTCTGGACCTGGAGGATATGTAGCTGCGATTCGATGTGCCCAAGTGGGCAAGAAAGTGGCCATTATCGAAAAATACGACGTACTCGGCGGTACATGCCTCAATGTGGGCTGTATCCCTTCAAAGGCTTTACTCGACTCTTCTGAGCACTTTGCAAATGCCAGCAATCACTTTGCCGAACACGGCATCGAAATTGGCAAACCCAAAGTGAAGATCGAGCAAATGATGGCCCGAAAAAATGAGGTTGTAAAGAAAATGAACAACGGGGTAGAGTTCTTGATGAAAAAGAACAAAATCACCGTTTTCAACGGCATGGGCTCTTTCGTTGACAAGCACACCGTAAAGGTGAACAAAAATGACGGATCGGAAGAGACAATTTCTGCCACCAATATCATTATTGCCACAGGTTCGAAGCCGATGATTTTGCCATTCATGAATTTCGATGGAAAACGCATCATCACTTCGACAGAAGCTTTGGAATTGAAAGAAATCCCTAAACATTTGATCGTAATCGGAGCCGGTGTAATCGGAGCCGAGCTGGGCTCGGTGTATGGCCGCTTGGGAGCCAAGGTGACTTTCGTAGAATTTGCCGGAAGCATGATCCCTACCATGGACGGTACGATGGGAAAAGAATTGCAGAAATCGCTGAAAAAGCAATTTGATGTAGAATTCAATTTCAACACCAAGGTAACCAACATCGCCAACAAAGGAAAAACTGTAGAAGTTACAGCCGAAAACAGCAAAGGTGAAACCGTAACTTTCAGCGGAGATTATTGCTTGGTGTGTATCGGTAGAAGACCATACACCGATAGCTTGAATACCGAAGCCGCAGGCGTAGCACTCGACGAAAGAGGAAAAGTGATTGTCAACGAACATACACTGGAAACAAGCACCAAAGGCATTTATGCCATTGGCGATGTGATCCGCGGAGCCATGCTCGCTCACAAAGCCGAAGAAGAGGGCGTTTTGGTGGCCGAAACCATCGTGGGGCAAAAACCACACATCCACTACAAATTGATTCCTGGTGTAGTGTACACATGGCCAGAAGTAGCCTCTGTGGGTTCGACCGAAGAAGAATTGAAAAAAGAAGGTACGGCTTATAAAGTAGGGAAATTCTCGTACAGGGCCCTGGGAAGAGCCACGGCCAGTGGAGATGTAGACGGCATGGTGAAAATATTGGCCGATAAAAATACCGACGAAGTTTTGGGCATGCACATTATCGGTGCCCGTGCGGCCGATATGATTGCCGAAGGGGTAACAGCCATGGAATTCAGAGCAAGTGCCGAAGACTTGGGTCGTATTTCGCACGCTCACCCTACCTATATGGAAGCGGTGAAAGAGGCGGCTCTCGACGCAACCGACAAACGCTCTATACATTCATAA
- the odhB gene encoding 2-oxoglutarate dehydrogenase complex dihydrolipoyllysine-residue succinyltransferase, with protein MAIEMKVPSVGESVTEVTIASWVKKDGDYVELDEVICELESDKATFELPAEAAGILKIIAPEGETLEIGAVICSIDASGAPEAPAAEAKKEEAAPAESTPAPAASASTEQVKVTVPAVGESITEVTVSSWVKKTGDTVEMDEIICELESDKATFELPSPAAGVITVAVEEGAVVPVGELVATIAAGAVSAPTASPAPSNTGTAEAPASTGDSYASGHPSPAAAKILAEKGIEASAVKGSGPDGRITKEDALNAEKPVAAPKSQPAAPAAASAPVESGARAQRREKMSSLRKTIAKRLVAVKNETAMLTTFNEVDMKPIMDLRKSYKDKFKDVHGVGLGFMSFFTKACAIALQEFPVVNAFIDGTEVVYNDYVDVSIAVSAPKGLMVPVIRNAEGLSFAEIESEVIRLATKARDNKLSIDEMNGGTFTITNGGIFGSMLSTPIINAPQSAILGMHNIVQRPVAINGQVEIRPIMYVALSYDHRTIDGKDSVRFLVRVKELLEDPMRMLLEV; from the coding sequence ATGGCAATTGAAATGAAAGTGCCTTCGGTAGGCGAATCTGTAACTGAAGTAACCATTGCCTCTTGGGTAAAGAAAGATGGCGATTACGTGGAATTGGACGAAGTGATTTGCGAACTGGAATCTGACAAAGCCACCTTCGAACTACCGGCCGAAGCCGCAGGAATTTTGAAAATCATTGCCCCTGAAGGCGAGACTTTGGAAATCGGTGCCGTGATCTGCTCGATTGATGCCAGCGGAGCTCCTGAAGCTCCTGCTGCCGAAGCCAAGAAAGAAGAGGCCGCTCCTGCCGAAAGTACGCCGGCTCCCGCTGCATCGGCCAGTACCGAGCAAGTGAAGGTCACTGTACCTGCTGTGGGCGAGTCGATCACCGAAGTAACGGTTAGTTCTTGGGTGAAGAAAACGGGCGATACCGTAGAAATGGATGAGATCATCTGTGAACTTGAATCGGACAAGGCCACTTTCGAACTGCCATCTCCTGCCGCCGGTGTAATTACCGTAGCCGTAGAAGAGGGTGCAGTTGTGCCTGTAGGCGAGCTAGTGGCTACAATTGCTGCCGGTGCTGTATCAGCCCCTACGGCCAGCCCCGCACCGAGCAATACGGGTACAGCCGAGGCTCCTGCAAGCACGGGCGACTCCTATGCCAGTGGACACCCTTCTCCTGCAGCCGCCAAAATACTGGCCGAAAAAGGAATCGAAGCCTCTGCGGTAAAAGGTTCAGGCCCTGACGGCAGAATTACAAAAGAAGATGCCCTGAATGCAGAAAAACCTGTAGCCGCTCCAAAATCTCAGCCTGCTGCTCCAGCCGCCGCTTCTGCTCCTGTAGAAAGTGGTGCCCGTGCACAAAGAAGAGAGAAAATGTCGAGCTTGCGTAAGACCATCGCCAAGCGTTTGGTTGCCGTGAAAAACGAAACGGCCATGTTGACGACCTTCAATGAGGTAGACATGAAACCGATCATGGATTTGCGGAAGAGCTATAAAGATAAATTCAAAGATGTGCACGGTGTAGGATTGGGCTTCATGTCTTTCTTTACTAAAGCTTGTGCCATCGCTCTACAAGAATTCCCCGTGGTCAATGCATTTATAGACGGTACAGAAGTGGTTTACAACGACTATGTAGATGTGTCCATTGCTGTTTCTGCTCCAAAAGGACTTATGGTTCCGGTTATCCGAAATGCGGAAGGCCTTTCTTTTGCAGAGATAGAAAGTGAAGTGATACGTTTGGCCACCAAAGCCCGCGACAACAAATTGAGTATCGACGAAATGAACGGAGGTACGTTCACCATCACCAACGGTGGAATTTTCGGCTCAATGCTTTCTACCCCGATTATCAACGCTCCCCAGTCGGCTATTTTGGGTATGCACAATATCGTGCAAAGACCTGTAGCCATAAACGGGCAAGTGGAAATAAGACCGATCATGTATGTGGCTCTTTCTTACGACCACCGTACCATCGATGGCAAAGATTCGGTGCGTTTCTTGGTGCGTGTAAAAGAGCTTTTGGAAGATCCAATGCGAATGCTATTGGAAGTATAA